TGATACCCTTAAAAATCAAGCTAAAAAGGGAGTAGTTACTGAGGAGATTAGGCTCTGTGCTGAAGCAGAAGGCCTCTCACCTGAGACCTTAGTTAATCAAATAGCTAAAGGGGAAGTTGTTCTTTGTAAGAACAAAAAAGCCAAGCTTTCAAAGCCCTGTGCTATTGGTAAAGGCTTAAAAACCAAGGTAAATGTGAATATTGGCACATCCAAAGACCGTCCTTATATTGAAGAGGAACTTAAAAAACTTGAAATTGCCCTTAGATACGGCACAGATGCAGTTATGGATCTTTCAACAGGTGGCCCTATTGATGAAATAAGAAAGGCTATTCGGGAGGCCTGTCCTGTTCCCCTTGGAACAGTTCCCATCTATCAAGCTGCCCTTGAGGCTGTTGAAAAACATAAAAAATCCATAGTGGAAATGACGGTTTCCGAAATCTTTGAGGTTATTCAAAAACAAGCAGAAGATGGCATTGACTTTATGACTGTGCACTGCGGAATTACTAAACATACCTTAGAGAGGCTTAAAAACAAGGAAAGAATCCTTGGTGTGGTTTCAAGGGGGGGCTCCTTTATAGTGGAATGGATGGTTTACAATAACAGGGAAAATCCTCTTTATGAGTATTTTGATGAGCTCCTTGATATAGCCTCAGCCTATGATATTACCCTTTCCCTTGGAGATGGAATCAGACCTGGATGTATAGCAGATGCAACCGATGGCCCCCAGATTCAAGAATTAATTATTCTTGGAGAATTAACCTTGAGGGCCTGGGAAAGAGGGGTTCAAGTGATGATTGAAGGCCCTGGGCATGTTCCCTTAGATCAGATTACTGCTAATGTGAAACTTCAAAAAAGGCTCTGCCACAATGCTCCCTTTTATGTGCTCGGGCCTTTACCCACAGATATTGCCCCAGGCTATGATCACATAGTGGGTGCCATAGGAGGAGCCATTGCTGCAAGTGCCGGGGCTGATTTTCTTTGCTACTTAACTCCTGCTGAGCACTTGAGACTTCCCACCCTTGAAGATGTTAAAGAAGGCCTTATTGCCTCAAAAATTGCTGCTCATGTGGCAGATCTTGTGAAGGGAGTCAAAGGGGCCTGGGAATGGGATCTTGAAATGGCTAAAGCAAGAGCCCAACTTGACTGGGAACGCCAGATTGAACTTTCCATTGACCCAGAAAAAGCCCGTAAATATCGCCTTGAAGGTGGTATTTCAAGAAGTAAAGCCTGCTCTATGTGCGGAGAATACTGCGCTATAAAAATCTATGAACATGCCTATAAGTTTTTAAAAGGCGCCCATTGAATGAGCCCTTAACGCAGTTAAGACCTCTTTAAAAATTTGATAATAAATATCTTTTTTTATTTCTTTGTAATATTTTTTGGCTGTTTCTTCATCATAAATCTGAACCAGAAATTTTCTTATAAGAAGCATTTCATAGAGGTTTTCTTCATAATCCTGAGAAATAAGACCTTCCTTTAATAAAGATTCAAAACAACTTCTTGGGGAATAACATTCAATCCCGCGAAGGCACAAAAATTCCTTTATTGCCTTCCACATGGCTTCAAAGGTGTATTCAAATCTCTTGGTTAAAATCTCAATTTGAAAGTCCTCACTGAAAACTTCCTCAAATAGAGGATTTCCTAAGATTTCTTCAAATTTTCTAAATGCTCTCTCAAAGCGCTCAAGGCTCCTTCTGAACTTTTCCATATATATCCCTCTGCAATAATTTTTTCTATAAATTCGGGATTTTTTATTCTTTTGAGATCAACCACTTCTATGGTTCTCAAAAGAGGAAGCCCCTCAAGGGCTTTCTCAATCTCTGCCAGAATTTTTGCTGAAAGTTTTTCTGAAGAAAATATGGCTACATCAATATCTGATGTCCTTCCAAATCCTCCCTCTATAAGGGACCCAAAAAAGATAATAAGACTCTTCTCAGGCAATAACCTCTCTAGGCTCGCCCCAACAAGACCTAAAATTCTCTCTTTCTCCTCTTTTACCCTCTCTTTTTCCTTCATACTTTTAATTTTATATCAATCTTTCTAAGTTTTTAGTTTACTTTTTGCCTTAAATAGCTTTATTGAAGCTCTCATCTTTAGAAATCCCCTTGACTTTAACAGAAATAGAGCAAGAAGAAAAAGGAAACCAAGAAGTCCCCAGAAAGCAACTGCCCGAAAGGTTTCTTGAAAACCCCAGCTTAAGGCTTGAACATACTGGGCCTTATAAAGAAGGGCGGAAACCTTTTTCTCTGCAAGTTCACCCGAAAAAAATTTTTCTGCAAAATAAGTCTTTTCTTGCAAAAATTGTTTTACTATTCCATAATTTTGAAGCTCGGTTATGCGCAAAAAATTTTCATTGGTGTAGTATTCCAGATGATTGGTTGCCAGAGCTGTTCCAAAGGAGCCTCCAACAAAACGCTGGTAATGCATAAGAACCACTCCAAGGCCTGTTAAAGGCCCAAGTTTTCGTAAAGAAATGGCAGTAAGGGGCGCAAAAAAGGTGCCCATTGAAATCCCAAGGGGTATACAGAGAAGAGAGGACTTCCAGGCTGGTGTGTAATAATTAAGCTGAGGAATAAGATAATAACTGGTAAAGATAAATATAAGGGAACTGAAAAGAAGAATTCTTCCCGGGGCAAAGCGATCAGAAAGATATCCTGAGATAACACTGAACGTTCCTATAAAACAGGCAAAAACAAGAATGTGAACCCCTGCCTGAAAAGTAGTAAGCCCTTTAAGGTTTTCATAATAGAGGGGAAGAAGATAAAAAATCTGATACATTCCAAAGCCAAGGGTAAAAAAGTGCATTCCCATGGGAAGGCCAAATTCAGGAATTTTATAAATAGAGAGATTAAGAAGGGGTTTTTTTGAAAGGAGTTCACTCAGTAAATAAAGGACAAATCCAATAAGACTTACAAAAAGAAGTATCAGAATTAGATCAGATTGAAACCAGCCAAGCTGTTGCCCTTTTGAAAGCATGATAAGAAGGGAGGTTGTAGCAACGGCAATAAAGAGATAACTTAAGTAATTAAAGTGAAAGATCTTTGATCTTCCAAGTTCTTTGGGGAGGTAAAGAAGGGCTGCTAAGAAATTGAGGATACCCACAGGGATATTCACAAAGAAAACCCAGCGCCAGCTTAAGTGTTCTGTTATAAATCCGCCAAGGGTTGGGCCAAGGGCAGGGGCAAAGCTTACTCCAAGACCAAAAATCCCCATAGCAAGCCCTCTTCTTTGCGGTGGATAAGAGGCAATCAAAATAGTCTGAGCAGAGGCTGCAATGAAGGCTTCCCCCAAGCCCTGAACCACCCTGAAAAAAATCATCTGAGGAAGATTTTGGGCGGTTCCACAAAAAAAACTTGAAATAGTAAAAATACCAAGGCCTGTTATAAAGGTATAGGGATACCCTATGAATCTTGCAAAATTTTCAGTAAAAAGAAGTCCTGTTGCAGCTGCCATCATATAACTTGTTATAACCCACTGAATGCCATAAAGATCCGTAGATAAAGGCCCCATCATTTTAGGAACAACTATATCCACAATGGTGGTATCAAGAATAGCCATAAAAAAACCTACCATCACAATGATAGTAATGAGAATTCTTTCAACCCTGATGATTCTCTGATGAAAGGTTTCAAAATCCATAATTTTTAACGGACTCTTTTTATTTCAACCTCGCCACCAAGCCCAACCTTTAGAAGACCTCTATCTCCTTTAGTAATTTTAATTTTAACTGGAATTCTTTGGGCAAGTTTGGTAAACTCTCCTGCGGAGATATCTCTCGGGACAAGGGCAAAGGTTGCAGCTGAAGCTGGAAGTATTTCTTCAACTTCTCCTTCCCAGACCTTTCCTGGATAGGCATCAAGCCTTATTCGGGCATAGGCTCCTTTTTTAATTCCCTTAAGCTTTGTCTCTTCAAGAAGAACAAGGATATAAAAGGACTCAGGATCAACCACAACATAGATAGGCTCCCCTGGAGCAATTACATCTCCCTCTGAGTGAAATTTCTTGGCTATAACTCCTGTGATGGGACTTTTAAGTTTGGTGTATTCATAATAAAGAAGGGCTTCTTCTTTTTGTTTTAGAAGGGCTTTTTCCTTATACTTTAATGCCTCTATCTGGGAAGCCAAACTTTTTACAGTAAAGATTTCATTTTCCAAAAGGGTGCGCGTTTTCTCAAGAGCCTTTATATCTCTTTCAATGGAATTTAATAGTTCCTTTTCAGCCTCAAGCTGATGGTTTAGCTCTTTTTCTTCTGTTTCTTTGGCCTCAAGACTTTGTTGAGAAATAAGGCCCTCTTTATAAAGGTTTTCAAGCCTAAGTCTATCCTTTCTTACTAAATCAAGTCTTGCCTTTATAGCCTCAAGCTTGGCAATTTGAGCCCTTTTCTTGGCCTGGAGAGACTCAAGCTGTTTTTGAATCTGCTCAATTTTAAGAATTATTTCCCTTTCAAGTTTTCTCTTTGAATCAAAAAGAGAGGCCCTCTGAGAAGAAACCTCTTTTACTGACTCCTCAAGCTGGGTAACCCTTTTTTCATAATCAAAGGGTTCAAGCTCTGCAAGGATTTCGCCCTCCTTTATCCAATCTCCCTCTTTTTTGTATAGCTTGATTAATTTTCCATTAATCTTTGGGAAACTAACATAGACCAAACGATCTGCCTGAACAAAAACCGCATCTGTTACCGCATAATGATATCTTTTCCAGATAAAATAACCAAAAAGTGAAAGAAAAAAGAGAAGAAAAAAACCAAGAA
This window of the Caldimicrobium thiodismutans genome carries:
- a CDS encoding nucleotidyltransferase domain-containing protein: MKEKERVKEEKERILGLVGASLERLLPEKSLIIFFGSLIEGGFGRTSDIDVAIFSSEKLSAKILAEIEKALEGLPLLRTIEVVDLKRIKNPEFIEKIIAEGYIWKSSEGALSALREHLENLKKS
- a CDS encoding DHA2 family efflux MFS transporter permease subunit → MDFETFHQRIIRVERILITIIVMVGFFMAILDTTIVDIVVPKMMGPLSTDLYGIQWVITSYMMAAATGLLFTENFARFIGYPYTFITGLGIFTISSFFCGTAQNLPQMIFFRVVQGLGEAFIAASAQTILIASYPPQRRGLAMGIFGLGVSFAPALGPTLGGFITEHLSWRWVFFVNIPVGILNFLAALLYLPKELGRSKIFHFNYLSYLFIAVATTSLLIMLSKGQQLGWFQSDLILILLFVSLIGFVLYLLSELLSKKPLLNLSIYKIPEFGLPMGMHFFTLGFGMYQIFYLLPLYYENLKGLTTFQAGVHILVFACFIGTFSVISGYLSDRFAPGRILLFSSLIFIFTSYYLIPQLNYYTPAWKSSLLCIPLGISMGTFFAPLTAISLRKLGPLTGLGVVLMHYQRFVGGSFGTALATNHLEYYTNENFLRITELQNYGIVKQFLQEKTYFAEKFFSGELAEKKVSALLYKAQYVQALSWGFQETFRAVAFWGLLGFLFLLALFLLKSRGFLKMRASIKLFKAKSKLKT
- the thiC gene encoding phosphomethylpyrimidine synthase ThiC — translated: MPDTLKNQAKKGVVTEEIRLCAEAEGLSPETLVNQIAKGEVVLCKNKKAKLSKPCAIGKGLKTKVNVNIGTSKDRPYIEEELKKLEIALRYGTDAVMDLSTGGPIDEIRKAIREACPVPLGTVPIYQAALEAVEKHKKSIVEMTVSEIFEVIQKQAEDGIDFMTVHCGITKHTLERLKNKERILGVVSRGGSFIVEWMVYNNRENPLYEYFDELLDIASAYDITLSLGDGIRPGCIADATDGPQIQELIILGELTLRAWERGVQVMIEGPGHVPLDQITANVKLQKRLCHNAPFYVLGPLPTDIAPGYDHIVGAIGGAIAASAGADFLCYLTPAEHLRLPTLEDVKEGLIASKIAAHVADLVKGVKGAWEWDLEMAKARAQLDWERQIELSIDPEKARKYRLEGGISRSKACSMCGEYCAIKIYEHAYKFLKGAH
- a CDS encoding HlyD family secretion protein encodes the protein MQKKKIGIYILGFFLLFFLSLFGYFIWKRYHYAVTDAVFVQADRLVYVSFPKINGKLIKLYKKEGDWIKEGEILAELEPFDYEKRVTQLEESVKEVSSQRASLFDSKRKLEREIILKIEQIQKQLESLQAKKRAQIAKLEAIKARLDLVRKDRLRLENLYKEGLISQQSLEAKETEEKELNHQLEAEKELLNSIERDIKALEKTRTLLENEIFTVKSLASQIEALKYKEKALLKQKEEALLYYEYTKLKSPITGVIAKKFHSEGDVIAPGEPIYVVVDPESFYILVLLEETKLKGIKKGAYARIRLDAYPGKVWEGEVEEILPASAATFALVPRDISAGEFTKLAQRIPVKIKITKGDRGLLKVGLGGEVEIKRVR
- a CDS encoding nucleotidyltransferase substrate binding protein: MEKFRRSLERFERAFRKFEEILGNPLFEEVFSEDFQIEILTKRFEYTFEAMWKAIKEFLCLRGIECYSPRSCFESLLKEGLISQDYEENLYEMLLIRKFLVQIYDEETAKKYYKEIKKDIYYQIFKEVLTALRAHSMGAF